The Leadbettera azotonutricia ZAS-9 genome has a window encoding:
- a CDS encoding 50S ribosomal protein L25: MSQVVLEAHARAKNGSGEARRIRRAGRIPGVLYGRSGEAHSIDLDALEFTNGVKNISESTIVKVDVDGKSYDAFVKDTQRNIMDGKILHVDFYEVESGVALRARVSIHLQGSPIGVRDGGILEFPLHEIEVECFPKDLPERIDLDVSALSVNQSIHVRDIPLASGIRLISGSDQVVALVKYAKEEAVVAPTAEEAAAAGPAATEPAAAGAAAPAASGAKAASPAAKAADTK, encoded by the coding sequence ATGAGTCAGGTAGTATTAGAGGCCCATGCAAGGGCCAAGAACGGATCAGGGGAGGCACGCAGGATTCGCCGTGCCGGCCGCATTCCCGGGGTGCTCTATGGCCGCAGCGGGGAAGCCCATTCCATAGATCTGGACGCTTTGGAATTTACCAACGGGGTTAAGAATATTTCCGAAAGTACTATTGTAAAAGTGGACGTAGACGGGAAATCCTACGACGCTTTTGTAAAGGATACCCAGCGGAACATCATGGATGGCAAAATCCTCCATGTGGACTTCTACGAAGTGGAAAGCGGCGTTGCCTTGAGGGCCCGCGTATCCATCCACCTCCAGGGCAGCCCTATAGGCGTAAGGGACGGCGGTATTCTCGAATTCCCCCTCCACGAAATCGAAGTGGAATGCTTCCCCAAGGATCTGCCCGAGCGCATTGATCTGGACGTTTCTGCCTTGAGCGTCAACCAGAGCATCCACGTCAGGGATATCCCCCTGGCTTCAGGCATACGCCTTATTTCAGGAAGCGATCAGGTAGTGGCCCTGGTGAAGTACGCCAAGGAAGAAGCCGTTGTTGCCCCAACTGCAGAAGAAGCAGCAGCAGCCGGCCCCGCAGCCACCGAACCTGCGGCAGCAGGCGCCGCAGCCCCGGCAGCCTCTGGCGCCAAAGCCGCATCTCCGGCAGCGAAGGCCGCGGACACAAAATAG
- the spoVG gene encoding septation regulator SpoVG: protein MEITDIRVRRVAGEGKLRAYVTVTFDDCFVVHNVKIIEGKTGVFIAMPSRKTRAGEYKDVAHPIHPEFRSELQKKILDQYDMGAGPDDQTLEI from the coding sequence ATGGAGATTACAGACATTCGTGTTCGTAGAGTGGCCGGCGAGGGAAAGTTGAGAGCCTATGTTACGGTTACATTTGATGACTGCTTTGTGGTTCACAATGTAAAAATAATCGAGGGGAAGACTGGTGTGTTTATCGCCATGCCAAGCAGAAAGACCCGTGCGGGGGAGTACAAGGATGTGGCCCATCCTATCCATCCTGAATTCCGTTCGGAATTGCAAAAGAAAATTCTCGATCAATACGACATGGGCGCCGGCCCCGACGACCAGACTCTGGAAATATAA
- the ispE gene encoding 4-(cytidine 5'-diphospho)-2-C-methyl-D-erythritol kinase produces MKNLVSCSIQAPCKINLHLMVGEKRPDGYHDLQSIFAALDYSDTLTFEIVSCNGSFVQHWEVPFEEDCAIPPGQNLVNKALGLFREKTGFAAHLSIHVVKRIPAGAGLGGGSSDAASTLLALNALSGANLAKAELLEMAASLGSDVPFFLNGGAAWASGRGEHLEPLPCPKDLWVLLAKPPFASPTAEAYGLLDESRETGRLEAGEYPPHKPGRLLSPRDLGDVLAGPPEKWPFYNDFLPILSENREYLRLLEKLAISGSAFSGLSGSGSCCFGIFREKETAQKAQKALLNRKIFTELTFFLAKFAEPVLK; encoded by the coding sequence ATGAAAAACCTTGTTTCCTGCAGCATCCAGGCCCCATGCAAGATCAACCTGCACCTTATGGTGGGGGAGAAAAGGCCCGATGGTTACCACGACCTCCAAAGCATTTTTGCTGCCCTCGATTACAGCGATACTTTGACTTTTGAAATTGTCTCCTGTAATGGAAGCTTTGTCCAGCACTGGGAAGTCCCGTTTGAAGAAGATTGTGCCATCCCCCCCGGACAGAATCTGGTCAATAAGGCTTTGGGGCTTTTCAGGGAGAAAACCGGCTTTGCCGCACATCTTTCCATTCATGTCGTCAAGAGGATCCCCGCAGGAGCGGGCCTTGGGGGCGGCTCCTCTGACGCCGCATCGACTCTTCTGGCCCTCAATGCCCTGTCCGGCGCCAATCTTGCCAAGGCAGAACTATTGGAAATGGCAGCGTCCCTGGGGAGCGATGTGCCTTTCTTCCTTAACGGGGGGGCTGCCTGGGCCTCGGGCAGGGGGGAACACCTTGAGCCCTTGCCTTGCCCAAAGGATCTTTGGGTGCTCCTCGCGAAGCCCCCTTTTGCCAGCCCCACCGCAGAAGCCTATGGGCTTCTTGACGAAAGCCGCGAAACCGGCAGGCTTGAAGCGGGGGAATATCCGCCCCATAAGCCTGGCAGGCTGCTTTCCCCCAGGGATTTGGGGGATGTTTTGGCAGGCCCTCCCGAAAAATGGCCATTTTACAATGATTTCTTACCGATTTTGTCAGAAAACAGGGAATACCTTCGGCTCCTGGAAAAATTGGCCATATCGGGATCGGCTTTTTCGGGGCTTTCGGGATCAGGTTCCTGCTGTTTTGGCATATTCAGGGAGAAGGAAACCGCCCAAAAAGCCCAAAAAGCCCTATTAAACCGCAAGATTTTCACGGAATTGACGTTTTTTCTTGCTAAATTTGCAGAACCAGTATTAAAATGA
- the rsfS gene encoding ribosome silencing factor, protein MKDTLPETESMALELGKLLEDHKGSDIVVLDMRSLNFWTDFFVIASVTSSAHLSGLERHIKDYSRNKGIEPRRSRKPDIEDEWCLIDLGNLVVHLMTSRSRSFYELERLWSSAPVIYSSKSSSKSTPSS, encoded by the coding sequence ATGAAAGATACGTTACCGGAAACTGAAAGCATGGCCCTGGAACTGGGCAAGCTCCTTGAAGATCACAAGGGGAGCGATATTGTTGTCCTTGACATGAGAAGCCTCAATTTTTGGACTGATTTTTTTGTGATTGCCTCGGTTACCAGCAGCGCCCATCTTTCGGGGCTGGAACGGCATATCAAGGATTATTCCCGGAATAAAGGCATCGAACCCCGCAGATCAAGGAAGCCCGACATTGAGGATGAATGGTGCCTTATCGACCTTGGGAACTTGGTTGTGCACCTGATGACAAGCCGGAGCCGTTCCTTTTATGAGCTGGAACGGCTTTGGAGTTCGGCCCCAGTCATCTATTCTTCAAAATCGTCGTCGAAGTCTACGCCGTCTTCGTAG
- a CDS encoding LCP family protein has translation MRKKNKADASVLLLIFIGLILFGGGIYAFFTLKSDPLEELLTGDRVINTLFVIERQGKPLSTYVLMYYPNTNRASVFDIPGAMGLILQKVNRVDRIDSVYDPRRISDYEQEIEKLLGVDISFFYAVSIENLGKIVDLIEGVEIFIPSRVDIFQDEPILFPSGLTRLDGDKARVYATYELPEENGELANFRRQRFFLGLLKRLGEQNETLKNPQVAQIYQSFIKTNMRERSRVRLFDEFARIDTDRVSIQSVGGNPREVSGQTLIFPFWNGSLVKDIVRQSLAGLVRPVEGSLSERVFTVEILNGTTVIGLAGRTSELLQGFGYDIISIGNADSSDYERTLIIDRSGFQDMARDFGGIIHCTNIRSDALAPENPELGLDLQNLEYKADFTLIIGRDFNERYVTGN, from the coding sequence ATGAGGAAAAAAAACAAGGCCGACGCTTCCGTGCTTCTCCTCATTTTTATAGGCCTCATCCTTTTTGGGGGCGGGATCTATGCATTCTTTACCCTGAAATCGGATCCCCTGGAAGAATTGCTGACCGGCGACAGGGTCATCAATACGCTTTTTGTGATAGAGCGGCAGGGGAAGCCCCTCAGCACCTATGTGCTCATGTACTACCCCAATACCAACAGGGCTTCGGTCTTTGACATACCCGGGGCCATGGGGCTTATACTTCAAAAAGTGAACCGCGTGGATCGCATTGATTCTGTGTATGACCCAAGGAGGATTTCGGATTACGAGCAGGAGATAGAAAAGCTTCTTGGGGTGGATATTTCTTTCTTTTATGCAGTAAGCATAGAAAACCTTGGGAAGATAGTGGATTTGATCGAGGGGGTGGAGATATTTATCCCCTCCCGGGTGGATATTTTCCAGGACGAGCCCATACTCTTCCCCTCGGGGCTTACGCGGCTTGACGGGGACAAGGCAAGGGTCTATGCCACCTACGAGCTTCCGGAAGAGAATGGGGAGCTTGCGAATTTCAGGCGCCAGCGCTTTTTTCTGGGCCTTTTAAAACGCCTTGGGGAGCAGAATGAAACCCTGAAAAACCCCCAGGTAGCTCAAATTTATCAGTCCTTCATAAAAACCAATATGAGGGAGAGGAGCAGGGTGCGGCTCTTTGATGAATTCGCCAGGATTGATACAGACAGGGTAAGCATACAGTCGGTAGGCGGGAATCCCCGGGAAGTTTCGGGCCAGACCCTTATCTTCCCCTTTTGGAACGGCAGCCTGGTTAAGGATATAGTGCGCCAGTCCCTGGCGGGCCTGGTGCGCCCTGTGGAAGGCTCCCTGTCGGAGCGGGTTTTTACCGTCGAAATTCTGAACGGTACCACCGTCATAGGGCTTGCGGGGCGTACATCTGAACTGCTCCAGGGCTTTGGCTATGATATCATCTCCATAGGCAATGCAGATTCCAGCGACTACGAACGCACCCTCATTATAGACCGCTCGGGTTTTCAGGACATGGCAAGGGATTTTGGCGGGATCATCCACTGCACCAATATACGTTCTGATGCCCTGGCTCCGGAAAACCCGGAGCTGGGCCTGGATTTGCAGAATCTTGAATATAAAGCTGATTTTACGCTCATTATCGGAAGGGATTTTAATGAAAGATACGTTACCGGAAACTGA
- the nadD gene encoding nicotinate (nicotinamide) nucleotide adenylyltransferase, which yields MKAAILGGSFNPVHMGHLFLAEAVISGLGYDRIILIPAFQSPFKQGATGASPRDRLDMLAASIAGDPRLAIDDCEIKREGISYTIDTIADIKRRYCPKSKPGLILGDDLAPAFSRWHSADDIAEQADIIIAKRLFTLSNDGDSSPGENRQGFAFPYPYTALDNEIMNVSSGLVREKISANENWRYLVPAGARYIIEDRGLYGFPKPAEDGIALEQLVLIENAARNTLKPSRFLHSRSTALFARDLCLRYGLNPRAGYLAGIGHDICKSMTSGELMELARHDGEGFSEFEKEIPSLVHGRAAAVLLKDRYGIQNRDILEAVKCHVTGCAGMGPLAKVLYVADKIEVSRGYADPSLREMDIGLDELFAVVLKTITDWLSSQQLALAPETKKLLESINKERTG from the coding sequence GTGAAAGCCGCTATCCTTGGGGGCAGCTTTAACCCCGTCCACATGGGCCACCTCTTTTTGGCCGAGGCAGTGATTTCGGGCCTGGGCTATGACCGGATCATCCTTATACCTGCATTTCAGTCCCCTTTTAAGCAGGGCGCCACAGGGGCATCTCCCAGGGACCGCCTGGACATGCTGGCGGCTTCCATTGCCGGGGATCCCCGCCTTGCCATTGACGACTGCGAGATAAAACGTGAAGGCATTTCATATACCATAGATACCATCGCGGATATAAAGAGGCGCTATTGCCCCAAATCCAAGCCCGGCCTCATCCTTGGGGATGACTTGGCCCCGGCTTTTTCCCGGTGGCACAGCGCTGACGACATCGCGGAGCAGGCGGACATCATCATTGCGAAACGGCTTTTCACTCTTTCCAATGACGGGGATTCCTCCCCTGGGGAAAACAGGCAGGGCTTTGCCTTTCCTTACCCCTACACAGCCCTGGATAACGAGATCATGAATGTTTCTTCCGGGCTGGTGAGGGAAAAAATTTCTGCCAATGAAAACTGGCGATACCTGGTGCCTGCCGGAGCCCGGTACATCATTGAGGATCGGGGGCTTTATGGGTTTCCTAAACCGGCAGAAGACGGGATTGCCCTGGAACAGCTGGTACTCATAGAAAATGCCGCCAGGAACACCCTAAAGCCATCACGCTTCCTCCATTCCAGAAGCACAGCCCTTTTTGCCAGGGATCTCTGCCTGCGCTATGGCTTAAACCCCAGGGCAGGCTATCTTGCAGGCATTGGCCACGATATATGCAAATCCATGACCTCGGGCGAGTTAATGGAGCTTGCGCGCCATGATGGAGAAGGGTTTTCGGAATTTGAAAAGGAGATCCCTTCCCTTGTCCATGGCCGGGCTGCGGCGGTTCTGCTTAAGGATCGATACGGCATACAGAACAGGGACATACTTGAAGCGGTAAAATGCCATGTTACAGGCTGTGCAGGCATGGGGCCCTTGGCCAAGGTTCTCTATGTGGCGGACAAAATCGAAGTTTCCCGGGGCTATGCTGATCCGTCTTTACGGGAAATGGACATAGGCTTGGACGAGCTTTTTGCAGTAGTCCTTAAGACGATAACAGACTGGCTTTCAAGCCAGCAGCTTGCGCTCGCCCCGGAAACCAAAAAGCTTCTGGAATCCATCAACAAAGAGCGCACAGGATGA
- the obgE gene encoding GTPase ObgE, which yields MEKFADEALIEVSSGSGGNGCVAFRREKYVPNGGPSGGDGGRGGDVVFQIRRNLRTLAHLRYKQSFKAENGRDGEGRGRYGRNGEDIFIPLPPGTLIKDADSDELIKDFGKDTNDFTFLKGGNGGWGNIHFKSSVNQAPRKALPGKAGEKRRLKVELQVMADIGLVGFPNAGKSSLLDRFTNARPRIASYPFTTKIPNLGVLSLGDQDIIIADIPGLIEGASEGLGLGIRFLKHISRTVALAFLVDLGEDNYLEAFDVLLSELDAFSPELTAKKRILIGSKLDREEAAGRLEEFKKKYPNEDVLGISVFSGEGIPELAALFGRLVGGDPAK from the coding sequence GTGGAAAAATTTGCAGACGAAGCGCTTATTGAAGTCTCCTCGGGGTCGGGCGGGAACGGCTGTGTAGCCTTCCGCAGGGAAAAGTATGTCCCCAACGGCGGCCCTTCAGGCGGCGACGGCGGCAGGGGTGGCGATGTTGTCTTCCAGATTCGCCGCAATCTCCGCACTTTGGCCCATCTCCGGTATAAACAATCATTTAAGGCAGAAAACGGCAGAGACGGTGAAGGCCGGGGCCGCTACGGCAGAAACGGCGAGGATATTTTTATCCCCCTTCCTCCCGGAACCCTCATCAAAGACGCTGATTCAGACGAACTCATCAAAGATTTTGGTAAAGACACGAACGATTTTACTTTTCTCAAAGGCGGCAACGGCGGCTGGGGCAACATACACTTCAAGTCGTCGGTGAACCAGGCGCCCCGCAAAGCCCTGCCCGGCAAGGCCGGCGAAAAGCGCCGCCTCAAGGTGGAACTCCAGGTGATGGCGGACATAGGCCTTGTGGGCTTCCCCAATGCGGGGAAGTCCTCCCTCCTTGACCGTTTTACCAATGCCAGGCCCCGCATCGCTTCCTATCCTTTTACCACGAAAATTCCAAACCTCGGCGTGCTTTCCCTGGGCGACCAGGATATCATCATTGCGGATATTCCGGGCCTCATCGAAGGGGCTTCGGAAGGGCTTGGCCTGGGCATACGTTTCTTAAAGCACATTTCCCGGACTGTGGCTCTGGCCTTTTTGGTGGACCTTGGCGAAGACAATTACCTTGAAGCCTTTGATGTGCTCCTCAGCGAGCTTGACGCTTTTTCCCCAGAGCTTACAGCCAAGAAACGCATTCTGATTGGCAGCAAGCTGGATAGGGAAGAGGCTGCAGGCAGACTGGAAGAATTCAAAAAGAAATATCCCAACGAGGATGTACTGGGCATTTCGGTTTTCTCAGGCGAAGGCATACCCGAGTTAGCCGCCCTTTTCGGCCGCCTTGTGGGCGGAGATCCGGCGAAGTGA
- the rpmA gene encoding 50S ribosomal protein L27 translates to MARKRGGSGAKNGRDSQPQYLGIKVSGGGIVTAGSIIVRQRGTKIHPGANVGCGGDYTLFAKVDGTVSFIQRRGRKLAAVIPAST, encoded by the coding sequence ATGGCTCGTAAACGGGGCGGCAGTGGCGCCAAAAATGGACGGGATTCTCAACCCCAGTATCTGGGTATCAAAGTTTCAGGGGGCGGCATTGTAACTGCCGGCTCAATCATAGTCCGGCAGCGGGGAACCAAGATCCACCCCGGAGCCAATGTGGGCTGCGGCGGCGATTACACCCTCTTTGCGAAGGTAGACGGGACTGTGTCCTTTATCCAGCGCAGAGGCCGGAAGCTTGCCGCGGTAATACCCGCAAGCACGTGA
- a CDS encoding ribosomal-processing cysteine protease Prp, translating into MIQAEVVLDGGLLKSCRVQGHAGSGPKGSDIVCAAVSVLSRTVLRTLSRREGITVRSEAPERGILLLEAEGIGGSREFLAAAGAFLCEGLLSVAEEYPEFCQVTIERRN; encoded by the coding sequence ATGATACAGGCTGAAGTGGTTTTGGACGGAGGACTGTTAAAATCCTGCCGGGTTCAAGGCCATGCAGGCTCGGGGCCAAAGGGCAGCGATATAGTCTGCGCGGCGGTTTCGGTATTGTCGAGGACCGTTTTGAGGACCCTTTCCAGGCGGGAGGGCATAACAGTCCGGAGTGAGGCTCCGGAACGGGGTATTTTGTTGCTTGAAGCCGAAGGGATAGGCGGAAGCAGGGAGTTTCTTGCGGCTGCCGGGGCTTTTCTTTGCGAGGGCCTCCTTTCGGTGGCGGAGGAATATCCCGAATTTTGCCAGGTAACTATAGAGCGGAGGAATTGA
- the rplU gene encoding 50S ribosomal protein L21, with translation MYAIVEFMGKQYKAEKGAVINVDKIDAEPGSTVDIESVLLVSGGDSPDSVKVGAPYVAGVKVSATVEAHKKADKIIVFKYMPKKDYRRKQGHRQQYSVIKIQDIIGA, from the coding sequence ATGTACGCGATTGTTGAATTTATGGGAAAACAGTACAAAGCCGAGAAAGGGGCTGTGATCAATGTGGATAAAATTGATGCCGAGCCCGGTTCTACGGTGGATATAGAGTCTGTGCTGTTGGTTTCCGGCGGTGATTCTCCGGATTCGGTGAAGGTCGGCGCCCCTTATGTAGCAGGGGTCAAGGTTTCCGCGACCGTGGAAGCCCACAAAAAGGCCGATAAAATCATCGTCTTTAAGTACATGCCCAAGAAGGACTACCGGCGCAAGCAGGGCCACAGGCAGCAGTACTCGGTCATCAAGATCCAGGATATCATCGGGGCCTGA
- a CDS encoding aldo/keto reductase produces the protein MKYIQLGSGIPEVSRLSLGTVFFGTTVSKQDSFKQMDAFFEKGGNFIDSARVYADWLPEGHGASEKTIGAWIKERKNRSRIVLSTKGAHPNLKTMNIARMSLAEVQSDLEDSLADLGTDYIDLYFLHRDDESRPVEEILSMLESFRKTGKIRHYGCSNWALARMEEADKVAAAKGYEGFLCDQIRYSLGDLNLDAIEDKTCIAMDKPIFAYHEKSKKAVMAYSSTCHGYFPKRLKGRAVSPSHEAVYSNDSNKKLLERLPAWEKQCRISAAALVPAYVAAQDFPSIPIVAFSSLEQLEEVIPAGDASLPRELLDEIRGIKKFTF, from the coding sequence ATGAAATACATACAACTCGGCTCCGGCATTCCCGAAGTTTCCAGGCTTAGCCTGGGGACAGTTTTTTTTGGGACTACTGTAAGCAAACAGGACTCTTTCAAGCAGATGGATGCCTTCTTCGAAAAAGGCGGAAATTTCATAGACTCCGCCAGGGTGTACGCGGACTGGCTCCCCGAGGGCCACGGGGCCAGCGAAAAAACCATCGGCGCATGGATCAAAGAGCGGAAAAACCGCAGCCGCATTGTGCTTTCCACAAAAGGCGCCCACCCTAACCTTAAAACCATGAACATAGCCCGCATGAGCCTTGCCGAGGTTCAAAGCGACCTTGAAGACAGCCTTGCCGACCTTGGAACGGATTATATCGACCTCTATTTTCTGCACAGGGATGACGAGTCCCGGCCAGTGGAAGAAATTCTTTCCATGCTGGAAAGTTTCAGGAAAACCGGGAAGATACGCCATTACGGCTGTTCCAACTGGGCTTTGGCGCGCATGGAAGAGGCCGATAAAGTTGCCGCCGCCAAGGGCTATGAAGGCTTCCTCTGCGACCAGATACGCTACAGCCTGGGGGATTTAAACCTGGATGCCATAGAGGATAAAACCTGCATAGCCATGGACAAGCCTATTTTCGCCTACCACGAAAAGTCAAAAAAAGCTGTCATGGCCTATAGCTCAACCTGCCATGGCTATTTCCCCAAAAGGCTCAAAGGCAGGGCAGTCTCGCCTTCCCATGAAGCGGTATACAGCAACGACTCCAACAAGAAGCTTTTGGAAAGGCTTCCTGCCTGGGAAAAGCAGTGCCGGATAAGCGCGGCAGCCCTGGTACCGGCCTATGTGGCTGCCCAGGATTTCCCTTCCATCCCCATAGTGGCCTTTTCGTCCCTGGAACAGCTTGAGGAAGTGATCCCCGCAGGGGACGCGAGCCTCCCCAGGGAACTTCTGGATGAAATCAGAGGCATCAAGAAGTTTACCTTCTAA
- a CDS encoding uroporphyrinogen decarboxylase family protein has product MPKESIINLPPYEEMSPGAKKMRSFYDLKPDAPIYQKEFGFYSMDRWKAEGHLSADVSEKELAGLFGFDPPGKYQTGNLGWCEAGFCPVFEEKVLEDLGEYELVQDFAGRGVKCFKNRRSGFMPEYVDHPVTDIKTWEEKCLWRMDPQSPERIPDIEKAIAGAKSAAAEGQIICANLVGGYMYLRSLMGPVDLMYLFYDNPQLIHRCMEGWLALADSVYARIQKEVVFDEVFIGEDICYNHGFLISVDMIREFIFPYYQQLLANVKSRQLDKTRKLHFQVDTDGFSDPAIPLYRELGMDYLSPFEVASGSDVVRTAREYPWLLMSGGFDKRIMAKGKDAIDREVDRIMPVMKKRGGYIPTCDHGVPEEVSFENYLYYRKRMLEFA; this is encoded by the coding sequence ATGCCGAAAGAATCAATTATCAACCTCCCTCCTTATGAAGAAATGAGTCCCGGCGCAAAAAAGATGCGCAGCTTCTATGATTTGAAGCCTGATGCCCCCATTTATCAGAAGGAATTCGGTTTTTATTCCATGGATCGCTGGAAGGCCGAAGGGCATTTAAGCGCAGATGTAAGCGAAAAGGAGCTGGCCGGACTTTTCGGGTTCGATCCTCCCGGTAAATATCAAACAGGAAATCTTGGCTGGTGCGAGGCAGGTTTTTGTCCTGTTTTTGAAGAAAAGGTTTTGGAAGATCTGGGGGAGTACGAACTGGTTCAGGATTTTGCGGGCCGGGGGGTTAAATGCTTTAAGAACCGTCGGAGCGGCTTCATGCCCGAGTATGTGGATCATCCGGTAACGGACATAAAGACCTGGGAAGAAAAATGCCTTTGGCGTATGGACCCGCAAAGCCCGGAGCGTATTCCTGATATTGAAAAAGCCATTGCAGGCGCCAAGTCCGCTGCGGCCGAAGGGCAGATAATCTGCGCAAACCTTGTGGGCGGTTATATGTATCTCCGCAGCCTCATGGGGCCTGTGGATCTTATGTATCTTTTTTATGACAATCCCCAGCTTATACACCGCTGCATGGAAGGGTGGCTTGCGCTTGCGGATTCTGTGTATGCCCGCATCCAAAAGGAAGTGGTCTTTGACGAAGTTTTCATCGGCGAGGATATTTGTTACAACCACGGCTTTCTTATTTCAGTGGATATGATTCGTGAATTCATTTTCCCCTATTATCAGCAGCTTCTTGCAAATGTAAAATCCCGGCAGCTGGACAAGACGCGGAAGCTCCATTTCCAGGTGGATACCGACGGCTTTTCTGATCCTGCCATTCCCCTCTACAGGGAACTGGGCATGGATTATTTAAGCCCTTTCGAGGTTGCGTCGGGCAGCGATGTGGTGCGTACCGCCAGGGAATACCCCTGGCTTCTTATGAGCGGCGGCTTTGACAAGCGAATCATGGCCAAAGGCAAGGACGCCATAGACCGTGAAGTTGACCGCATCATGCCTGTGATGAAAAAGCGGGGAGGGTACATACCTACCTGCGATCACGGGGTGCCCGAAGAGGTGAGCTTCGAAAACTACCTCTATTACCGTAAGCGTATGCTGGAATTTGCCTGA
- a CDS encoding alpha-glucosidase/alpha-galactosidase — translation MKIAFIGAGSVGFTRKLAADILTVPELRDTEICLQDISAANLEMIYHVLDRDIKANKLGKVKLTKTTEQKKAIEGAKYVVSVARVGGLDAFALDVEIPLKYGVNQCVGDTICAGGIMYGQRTIPVIMGICKDMKALAEPGAVFLNYSNPNAMNTWAANTYGGIQTLGLCHGVQHGHEQIAEVLGLPMNEVDIICAGINHQTWYIQIKHKGVDMRDKLLAGFKKHPRFKKEEKIRIDILERFGYYSTESNGHLSEYLPWYRKRPQEIDQWIDYSSWINGEPGGYLRVCREGRAKFEKEAKEYQTMKPLKYTPRNRSSEHGSHIIEGLETGRIYRGHFNVINKGSITNLPADCVVEVPGYADGNGISIPIVGDLPAPLAAICNASIAVQRLSVEAALEGDPGKLKQAMLLDPLTGAVCNPPEVWKLADDMLKAESKWLPQYQKYIKGLK, via the coding sequence ATGAAAATCGCATTTATCGGAGCGGGAAGCGTGGGCTTTACCCGCAAACTGGCGGCAGACATACTGACGGTACCTGAACTGCGGGATACTGAAATTTGTCTTCAGGATATCAGCGCGGCAAACCTTGAGATGATCTACCATGTGCTGGACAGGGACATCAAGGCCAACAAACTTGGCAAGGTCAAGCTGACAAAAACCACGGAGCAGAAAAAGGCCATAGAGGGCGCTAAATATGTAGTGTCTGTGGCGCGGGTCGGCGGTCTTGACGCATTTGCCCTTGACGTCGAAATCCCCCTGAAATACGGGGTGAACCAGTGCGTGGGCGATACCATCTGCGCCGGGGGCATCATGTACGGCCAGAGGACCATTCCTGTGATCATGGGCATTTGCAAAGACATGAAGGCTCTTGCAGAACCCGGCGCCGTGTTCCTCAATTATTCAAACCCTAACGCTATGAACACCTGGGCTGCCAATACCTACGGTGGCATCCAGACCCTGGGGCTCTGTCACGGTGTCCAGCATGGGCACGAACAGATAGCGGAAGTTCTCGGCCTGCCCATGAATGAAGTTGATATTATCTGCGCCGGAATTAATCACCAGACCTGGTATATCCAGATTAAGCATAAAGGTGTGGACATGCGGGACAAGCTCCTTGCGGGGTTTAAGAAGCATCCCCGGTTTAAAAAAGAGGAAAAAATCCGTATCGATATTCTGGAGCGTTTCGGCTATTACAGCACCGAAAGCAACGGCCACCTTTCGGAATACCTCCCCTGGTACCGGAAACGGCCCCAGGAAATCGATCAGTGGATAGATTATTCTTCATGGATCAATGGCGAGCCTGGTGGCTATCTCAGAGTGTGCCGCGAAGGCAGAGCCAAATTTGAGAAAGAGGCCAAAGAATACCAGACTATGAAGCCCCTCAAATACACGCCCAGGAACCGTTCCAGCGAGCATGGTTCCCATATTATCGAAGGTCTTGAGACCGGGCGCATATACCGGGGCCACTTTAATGTGATCAACAAAGGTTCAATCACAAACCTTCCTGCGGATTGCGTAGTGGAAGTACCGGGCTATGCGGATGGCAACGGCATTTCCATTCCCATCGTCGGGGATCTTCCGGCCCCTCTGGCCGCCATCTGCAACGCCAGCATCGCGGTCCAGCGTCTCTCGGTGGAAGCAGCCCTTGAGGGCGACCCTGGCAAGCTCAAGCAAGCCATGCTCCTCGATCCCTTAACCGGAGCGGTGTGCAACCCTCCCGAAGTCTGGAAGCTTGCTGACGATATGCTTAAAGCTGAAAGCAAGTGGCTGCCCCAATACCAGAAGTACATCAAGGGATTAAAATAA